One genomic segment of Ancylobacter sp. IITR112 includes these proteins:
- a CDS encoding sugar ABC transporter permease has translation MTDTTTPTPASASRATGSSGAAPASAPTSFIGALEIDVRFLGMLGALAVIWVVFDFLAGGTFLTARNLWNLSVQSSSIAVMSTGMVLVIVMRHIDLSVGSILGVTGMIMAVFQASYLMPTFGFNHPAVIILTLVVGIGIGAAIGALHGFVIAYLGVPAFIVTLGGLLVWRGAAWAVAEGKTIPLVDDNFKLLGGGANGSVGEMWSWVIAAIACAAIAFATVQARRQRQRFHFPLKPIWAEFVLVISGCLAVIAATLVVNAYTLPPVLARRYAEAAGLTVPPEGISISFGYAIPVLVAVAVGIVMTFVTTRTRFGRYVFAIGGNPEAAELAGINTRRVTLAVFALMGALAAIGAAISTARLNSATNAQGTLDELYVIAAAVIGGTSLSGGSGTIAGAMVGALVMQSLQSGMVLMRVDTPYQNIVVGIVLVVAVWIDTVYRKRIK, from the coding sequence ATGACAGACACCACCACACCGACTCCGGCTTCGGCCTCGCGGGCCACCGGCAGCAGCGGCGCCGCCCCCGCGAGCGCGCCCACCAGCTTCATCGGCGCGCTGGAAATCGACGTCCGCTTCCTCGGCATGCTCGGCGCCCTCGCCGTCATCTGGGTGGTGTTCGATTTCCTCGCCGGCGGCACCTTCCTCACCGCGCGCAATCTCTGGAACCTCTCGGTCCAGAGTTCGTCCATCGCCGTCATGTCCACCGGCATGGTGCTGGTGATCGTGATGCGCCACATCGACCTGTCGGTCGGCTCCATCCTGGGCGTCACCGGCATGATCATGGCGGTGTTCCAGGCGAGCTATCTGATGCCGACCTTCGGCTTCAACCATCCGGCGGTGATCATCCTCACCCTGGTGGTCGGCATCGGCATCGGCGCCGCCATCGGCGCGTTGCACGGCTTCGTCATCGCCTATCTCGGCGTGCCGGCCTTCATCGTCACGCTGGGCGGCCTGCTGGTGTGGCGCGGCGCCGCCTGGGCGGTGGCCGAAGGCAAGACGATCCCGCTGGTCGACGACAATTTCAAGCTCCTCGGCGGCGGCGCCAATGGCTCGGTCGGCGAGATGTGGAGCTGGGTGATCGCCGCCATCGCCTGCGCCGCCATCGCCTTCGCCACCGTGCAGGCGCGGCGCCAGCGCCAGCGCTTCCACTTCCCGCTCAAGCCGATCTGGGCCGAATTCGTGCTGGTCATCTCCGGCTGCCTCGCGGTGATCGCCGCGACGCTGGTGGTCAATGCCTATACCCTTCCCCCCGTGCTCGCCCGCCGTTATGCCGAGGCCGCCGGCCTCACCGTGCCGCCGGAAGGCATCTCGATCAGCTTCGGCTATGCCATCCCGGTTCTGGTGGCGGTGGCTGTCGGCATCGTCATGACGTTCGTTACCACCCGCACACGCTTCGGCCGCTATGTCTTCGCCATTGGCGGCAACCCGGAAGCGGCGGAACTCGCCGGCATCAATACCCGCCGGGTAACGCTCGCCGTCTTCGCGCTGATGGGCGCGCTCGCCGCCATCGGCGCCGCCATCTCCACCGCCCGACTCAATTCCGCCACCAACGCGCAGGGCACGCTGGACGAGCTCTATGTCATCGCCGCGGCGGTCATCGGCGGCACCTCGCTCTCGGGCGGCTCCGGCACCATTGCCGGCGCCATGGTCGGCGCGCTGGTCATGCAGAGCCTGCAATCGGGCATGGTGCTGATGCGCGTCGACACGCCCTATCAGAACATCGTGGTCGGCATCGTGCTGGTCGTCGCCGTGTGGATCGACACGGTCTATCGCAAGCGGATCAAGTGA
- a CDS encoding ATP-binding cassette domain-containing protein, whose translation MNAVTSPVATPGSSRMSGTPAVDMRDICIAFGGIRAVDGVSVDLYPGEVVGLLGHNGAGKSTLIKILAGAYRPDAGEIRINGEKADIGNPRDAKRYGIETIYQTLALADNVDAAANLFLGRELMTPWGTLDDVAMEAATREVMGRLNPNFRKFKEPVRGLSGGQRQSVAIARAIHFNAKILIMDEPTAALGPQETAQVAELIKQLKAEGIAIFLISHDIHDVFDLADRVSVMKNGKLVGTARTSDVTKDEVLGMIILGKSPPGALAGPGASTD comes from the coding sequence ATGAACGCTGTCACGTCGCCCGTCGCCACTCCCGGCTCCTCCCGCATGAGCGGCACCCCCGCCGTCGACATGCGCGACATCTGCATCGCCTTCGGCGGCATCCGCGCCGTCGACGGCGTGTCCGTCGATCTCTATCCCGGCGAGGTCGTTGGCCTGCTCGGCCATAATGGCGCGGGCAAGTCGACGCTGATCAAGATCCTCGCCGGCGCCTACCGGCCCGATGCCGGCGAGATCCGTATCAATGGCGAGAAAGCGGATATTGGCAATCCGCGCGACGCCAAGCGCTACGGCATCGAGACCATCTACCAGACCCTCGCGCTGGCCGATAATGTCGATGCCGCCGCCAACCTGTTCCTCGGCCGCGAGCTGATGACCCCCTGGGGCACGCTCGACGACGTGGCGATGGAAGCGGCGACGCGCGAGGTGATGGGCCGGCTCAACCCGAACTTCCGCAAGTTCAAGGAGCCGGTGCGCGGCCTCTCCGGCGGCCAGCGCCAGTCGGTGGCGATCGCCCGCGCCATCCACTTCAACGCCAAGATCCTGATCATGGACGAGCCCACCGCCGCGCTCGGCCCGCAGGAGACGGCGCAGGTGGCCGAGCTGATCAAGCAGCTCAAGGCCGAGGGCATCGCCATCTTCCTCATCAGCCACGACATTCACGACGTGTTCGATCTCGCCGACCGCGTCAGCGTGATGAAGAATGGCAAGCTGGTCGGCACCGCCCGCACCTCGGACGTGACCAAGGACGAGGTGCTCGGCATGATCATCCTCGGCAAGAGCCCGCCCGGCGCGCTGGCCGGCCCGGGCGCCTCCACCGACTGA
- a CDS encoding copper chaperone PCu(A)C, whose amino-acid sequence MITTILRRALRRTEDRIGFAILAAALGLLVIQPAFAHEYKIGSLEIEHPWARMTPAGAKVGGGYLTIENEGKEADRLVAATAEVAGRVEIHEMAVKDGIMTMRMLPDGLEIPAGGEAKLAPGGFHLMFMELKQPLKEGESFKGTLTFAKAGTVNVSFKIEGMGGPKGSDADHSHQHDTPAN is encoded by the coding sequence ATGATCACCACCATTCTGCGCCGCGCCCTGCGCCGCACCGAAGACCGCATCGGCTTCGCCATCCTTGCCGCCGCACTCGGCCTGCTCGTCATTCAGCCGGCGTTCGCCCATGAGTACAAGATCGGCAGCCTCGAAATCGAACATCCCTGGGCCCGCATGACCCCGGCTGGCGCCAAGGTCGGCGGCGGCTATCTAACCATCGAGAATGAGGGCAAGGAGGCCGATCGCCTCGTCGCCGCCACCGCCGAGGTCGCCGGCCGCGTGGAAATCCACGAAATGGCGGTCAAGGACGGCATCATGACCATGCGCATGCTGCCCGACGGGCTGGAAATCCCCGCCGGGGGCGAGGCCAAGCTGGCGCCGGGCGGCTTCCACCTGATGTTCATGGAGCTCAAGCAGCCGCTGAAGGAAGGCGAGAGCTTCAAGGGCACGCTCACCTTCGCCAAGGCCGGCACGGTGAACGTCTCGTTCAAGATCGAGGGCATGGGCGGGCCGAAGGGTTCGGATGCCGACCATAGCCACCAGCACGACACCCCCGCCAACTGA
- a CDS encoding PepSY-associated TM helix domain-containing protein, with the protein MNTTTLSADRTLGAEEHSANLYRAVWRWHFYAGLLVLPFMILLAVTGGLYLFREEIDNVWHHQLKVVEARSTPVEAPSAWIDAALKARPGTALKIISPVNATASAEVVIKTPEGARRSVYVDPYDSRVLGELPDRGTIMWLMRRLHSLAEFGPIANGIIEIVGGWSILLVATGFYLWWPRKQTGGVVSVRGTPGKRIFWRDVHAVTGAFAGLAIGFMSLSGMPWSVLWGAKVNEWANSSNYGYPSGVRANIPMSDEHLEHVNGPTTWSLEQAKVPLSTAAPGQPIGIDAAVAAVEKLGISPGYTLSLPTSPTGVYSASIYPDDLDKQRVIHLDQYSGKPLIDMTYADYGPAGKALEWGINFHMGQEYGLANQLFLLAICLAIILMAVSAGVMWWKRRPAGSLGVPPAPTSAGVMWGLIAIMAVVGVIFPLVGASLVVMVALDLVFARRRPKLRTA; encoded by the coding sequence ATGAACACCACGACTCTGTCTGCCGACCGCACGCTCGGCGCCGAGGAACACTCGGCCAATCTCTACCGCGCCGTGTGGCGCTGGCATTTCTATGCCGGCCTGCTGGTGCTGCCCTTCATGATCCTGCTGGCGGTGACCGGCGGGCTTTATCTCTTCCGCGAGGAGATCGACAATGTCTGGCATCATCAGTTGAAGGTGGTCGAGGCCCGCTCCACACCGGTGGAGGCGCCCAGCGCCTGGATCGACGCGGCGCTGAAGGCGCGTCCCGGTACGGCGCTGAAGATCATCTCGCCGGTGAACGCCACCGCCTCGGCCGAGGTGGTGATCAAGACCCCCGAGGGCGCCCGCCGCTCGGTCTATGTCGACCCCTATGATTCGCGCGTGCTCGGCGAGCTACCCGACCGCGGCACCATCATGTGGCTGATGCGCCGGCTGCACAGCCTGGCCGAGTTCGGCCCCATCGCCAACGGCATCATCGAAATCGTCGGCGGCTGGTCGATCCTGCTGGTCGCCACCGGCTTCTATCTCTGGTGGCCGCGCAAGCAGACGGGCGGAGTGGTGAGCGTGCGCGGCACGCCGGGCAAGCGCATCTTCTGGCGCGACGTTCATGCCGTCACGGGCGCCTTCGCCGGCCTCGCCATCGGCTTCATGTCGCTCTCCGGCATGCCCTGGTCGGTGCTGTGGGGCGCCAAGGTCAATGAATGGGCCAACAGCTCCAATTACGGCTATCCGAGCGGCGTGCGCGCCAACATCCCGATGTCGGACGAGCATCTGGAGCATGTAAACGGGCCGACGACCTGGTCGCTGGAACAGGCCAAGGTGCCGCTGTCGACGGCGGCGCCGGGCCAGCCCATCGGCATTGATGCGGCGGTCGCCGCCGTTGAGAAGCTCGGCATTTCGCCGGGCTACACGCTGAGCCTGCCGACCTCGCCCACGGGCGTCTATAGCGCCTCGATCTACCCGGACGACCTCGACAAGCAGCGCGTCATCCATCTCGACCAGTACAGCGGCAAGCCCCTGATCGATATGACCTATGCCGATTACGGCCCGGCGGGCAAGGCGCTGGAATGGGGCATCAACTTCCACATGGGCCAGGAATACGGGCTGGCGAACCAGCTGTTCCTGCTCGCCATCTGCCTCGCCATCATCCTGATGGCGGTCTCGGCCGGGGTGATGTGGTGGAAGCGCCGGCCGGCCGGCTCGCTCGGCGTGCCGCCCGCGCCCACCAGCGCCGGGGTGATGTGGGGGCTGATCGCCATCATGGCCGTCGTCGGGGTCATCTTCCCGCTGGTCGGCGCCTCGCTGGTGGTGATGGTGGCGCTCGACCTCGTCTTCGCCCGCCGTCGCCCCAAACTGCGCACCGCCTGA
- a CDS encoding winged helix-turn-helix domain-containing protein: protein MAGKRTTTTDSDGGPASAARPRDGLFIRVYFGDGRHLGPGMIELLEAIRRERSILSAARHLGMSYRRAWLLVDEIGRNFRQPVVETHPGRRGHGTDLTPFGERLIALYRDIEAQSAAASRDAVDELRAALAPQDQEAGRHG from the coding sequence ATGGCCGGGAAACGAACCACGACAACCGACAGCGACGGCGGCCCGGCGAGCGCGGCGCGCCCGCGTGACGGCCTGTTCATCCGTGTCTATTTCGGCGATGGCCGCCATCTCGGCCCCGGCATGATCGAGCTTCTGGAGGCGATCCGGCGCGAGCGCTCGATTCTCTCCGCCGCCCGCCATCTCGGCATGAGCTATCGCCGCGCCTGGCTCTTGGTGGACGAGATCGGCCGCAATTTCCGTCAGCCCGTGGTGGAAACCCATCCCGGCCGGCGCGGCCATGGCACCGACCTCACCCCCTTTGGCGAGCGGCTGATCGCGCTCTACCGCGACATCGAGGCACAAAGCGCCGCCGCCAGCCGGGACGCGGTGGACGAACTGCGCGCCGCGCTGGCGCCGCAGGACCAAGAGGCGGGCAGGCACGGGTAG
- the modC gene encoding molybdenum ABC transporter ATP-binding protein has product MIEVDLRLARPGGFALECGFAVPGEGVTALFGRSGAGKTTIIQAVAGVVRPDAGRIVVGGEVFFDAARGIDVPIEARRVGYVFQDSRLFPHLKVEGNLRYGERRCRAAERPIRFEAVVELLGIGPLLARRPHTLSGGERQRVAIGRALLAQPRLLLMDEPLAALDEARKAEILPYLERLRDAMRLPILYVSHSLDEVLRLADTLVALRDGRQVAAGPVAQVLSRPEMLPVVGRFDLGTLLECVVARHDSDLALSSLGFAGGELRVPQVDRAVGEKVRARVRARDVAIALAKPEGISVSNLLPAVVEDVVMQEGPYADVGLRVGEVRLASMVTRESVARLALRPGLDVWAMVKSVAVDSRNPDFLSSAGLTAPE; this is encoded by the coding sequence ATGATCGAGGTCGATCTCCGTCTCGCCCGCCCGGGCGGATTTGCGCTGGAGTGCGGCTTCGCCGTGCCAGGGGAGGGCGTTACCGCGCTGTTCGGCCGCTCCGGCGCCGGCAAGACCACCATCATCCAGGCGGTGGCCGGCGTGGTGCGGCCCGATGCCGGGCGCATCGTGGTCGGGGGCGAGGTGTTCTTCGACGCCGCGCGCGGCATCGACGTGCCGATCGAGGCGCGGCGTGTGGGCTATGTGTTTCAGGATTCGCGGCTGTTCCCGCATCTCAAGGTCGAAGGCAATCTGCGCTATGGCGAGCGCCGCTGCCGGGCGGCGGAACGCCCGATCCGCTTCGAGGCGGTGGTGGAATTGCTCGGCATCGGTCCTTTGCTGGCGCGCCGGCCGCACACCCTGTCGGGCGGCGAGCGCCAGCGCGTCGCCATCGGCCGGGCGCTGCTGGCGCAGCCGCGCCTGCTGTTGATGGACGAGCCGCTGGCGGCGCTGGACGAGGCACGCAAGGCGGAAATCCTGCCCTATCTGGAGCGGCTGCGCGACGCCATGCGCCTGCCCATTCTCTATGTCAGCCACTCGCTCGACGAGGTGCTGCGCCTCGCCGACACGCTGGTGGCGCTGCGCGACGGGCGGCAGGTGGCGGCGGGGCCGGTGGCGCAGGTGCTCTCCCGGCCGGAAATGCTGCCAGTGGTCGGGCGCTTCGACCTCGGCACGCTGCTGGAATGCGTGGTTGCCCGGCATGATAGCGATCTCGCTTTGTCCAGCCTCGGCTTTGCCGGTGGGGAGTTGCGCGTGCCGCAGGTGGACCGCGCGGTGGGCGAGAAGGTGCGGGCGCGGGTGCGGGCGCGCGATGTCGCCATTGCCCTGGCGAAGCCCGAAGGCATTTCGGTTTCCAACCTGCTGCCGGCGGTGGTGGAGGATGTGGTGATGCAGGAAGGGCCTTATGCCGATGTCGGGCTGCGCGTCGGCGAGGTGCGGCTCGCCTCCATGGTGACGCGCGAGAGCGTGGCGCGGCTGGCGCTGCGGCCGGGGCTCGACGTGTGGGCGATGGTGAAATCAGTGGCGGTGGACAGCCGCAACCCGGATTTCCTCAGTTCTGCCGGGCTCACGGCGCCTGAATGA
- the modB gene encoding molybdate ABC transporter permease subunit, producing the protein MLTPEEWTAVYLSLKVAFWATVWSLPLAVLTAFVLARARFPGRGLLDGLVYLPLVLPKVVVGYLLLVSLGARGFLGQYLDAWFGIRLIFTTAGATVAAAVVSFPLTVNAIRLALEAVDRGLETAARTLGASRIDVFFSVTLPLMLPGILSGALLAIASALGEFGATITFVSNVEGQTRTIPLAIYSATHMPDGDAMALRLTLVSVVLALGALLLASLVDRRIRVMMGRG; encoded by the coding sequence ATGCTCACCCCCGAGGAATGGACGGCGGTTTACCTCAGCCTGAAGGTGGCGTTCTGGGCGACCGTCTGGAGCCTGCCGCTGGCGGTGCTCACCGCCTTCGTGCTGGCGCGGGCACGGTTCCCCGGCAGGGGCCTGCTGGACGGGCTGGTCTATCTTCCGCTCGTGCTGCCCAAGGTGGTGGTGGGCTATCTGCTGCTGGTCAGCCTCGGCGCGCGCGGCTTTCTCGGCCAGTATCTCGACGCCTGGTTCGGCATCCGCCTCATCTTCACCACCGCGGGCGCGACCGTGGCGGCGGCGGTGGTGAGCTTTCCGCTCACCGTTAACGCCATACGCCTGGCGCTGGAGGCGGTGGACCGGGGGCTGGAGACGGCGGCGCGCACGCTCGGTGCCTCGCGGATTGACGTGTTCTTCTCGGTGACGCTGCCGCTGATGCTGCCGGGCATCCTCTCCGGCGCGCTGCTCGCCATCGCCTCGGCGCTGGGCGAGTTCGGCGCCACCATCACCTTCGTCTCCAATGTCGAGGGCCAGACCCGCACCATCCCGCTCGCCATTTACAGCGCCACCCATATGCCCGATGGCGACGCCATGGCGCTGCGGCTGACGCTGGTCTCGGTCGTGCTGGCGCTCGGCGCGCTGCTGCTGGCCAGCCTCGTCGACCGGCGCATCCGCGTGATGATGGGGCGGGGATAG
- the modA gene encoding molybdate ABC transporter substrate-binding protein gives MMSRRLVLRSLGAAAFAAILGLLAPAAHAEEKLTVFAAASLTNAFQDIGKLYKEKTGTEVAFSFAASSALAKQLEAGAPAGIFASADNKWMDYTEGKDLTLKATRVTPIGNSLVLIMPADKAKPVTIDAAFDWTAFLGADGRLATGLTDSVPAGIYAKTALTTLGAWDKVKERVVGAESVRAALALVERGEALAGIVYSTDAAIAKNVKVVATFPAGSHPPVEYPFEIVKGQDNPATRAFFDFLVGPDAKAVYAKYGFVVK, from the coding sequence ATGATGTCTCGCCGCCTTGTTCTCCGAAGCCTTGGCGCCGCTGCCTTCGCGGCGATCCTCGGCCTGCTGGCACCGGCCGCGCATGCCGAGGAGAAGCTCACCGTCTTCGCCGCCGCCAGCCTGACCAATGCGTTTCAGGACATCGGCAAGCTCTACAAGGAGAAGACCGGCACAGAGGTCGCCTTCTCCTTCGCCGCCTCCTCGGCGCTCGCCAAGCAGTTGGAAGCCGGCGCCCCGGCAGGCATTTTCGCCTCCGCCGACAATAAGTGGATGGACTATACCGAAGGCAAGGACCTGACGCTGAAGGCCACCCGCGTCACCCCGATCGGCAACAGCCTCGTGCTGATCATGCCGGCGGACAAGGCGAAGCCGGTGACCATCGACGCCGCCTTCGACTGGACGGCCTTCCTCGGCGCCGATGGCCGCCTCGCCACCGGCCTCACCGACAGCGTGCCGGCAGGCATCTATGCCAAGACCGCGCTGACCACTCTCGGCGCCTGGGACAAGGTGAAGGAGCGCGTCGTCGGCGCCGAGAGCGTGCGCGCGGCGCTGGCGCTGGTGGAGCGCGGCGAGGCGCTCGCGGGCATCGTCTATTCCACCGACGCGGCGATCGCCAAGAATGTGAAGGTGGTCGCCACCTTCCCGGCCGGCAGCCACCCGCCGGTGGAATACCCGTTCGAGATCGTCAAGGGGCAGGACAACCCGGCGACGCGGGCGTTCTTCGACTTCCTGGTAGGGCCGGACGCCAAGGCGGTGTATGCGAAATACGGCTTCGTGGTGAAGTGA